One genomic region from Apodemus sylvaticus chromosome 1, mApoSyl1.1, whole genome shotgun sequence encodes:
- the Tufm gene encoding elongation factor Tu, mitochondrial, translating to MAAATLLRATPRLSGLCASPTPFLQGRLRPLKAPASPFLCRGLAVEAKKTYVRDKPHVNVGTIGHVDHGKTTLTAAITKILAEGGGAKFKKYEEIDNAPEERARGITINAAHVEYSTAARHYAHTDCPGHADYVKNMITGTAPLDGCILVVAANDGPMPQTREHLLLAKQIGVEHVVVYVNKADAVQDSEMVELVELEIRELLTEFGYKGEETPVIVGSALCALEQRDPELGVKSVQKLLDAVDTYIPVPTRDLEKPFLLPVESVYSIPGRGTVVTGTLERGILKKGDECELLGHNKNIRTVVTGIEMFHKSLERAEAGDNLGALVRGLKREDLRRGLVMVKPGSIQPHQKVEAQVYILSKEEGGRHKPFVSHFMPVMFSLTWDMACRVILPPGKELAMPGEDLKLTLILRQPMILEKGQRFTLRDGNKTIGTGLVTDVPAMTEEDKNIKWS from the exons ATGGCGGCAGCTACTCTATTACGAGCGACGCCCCGCCTCAGCG GTCTCTGCGCCAGCCCGACCCCATTTCTGCAAGGTCGGCTGCGGCCGCTGAAGGCCCCGGCATCGCCCTTCTTGTGTCGCGGCCTAGCTGTGGAGGCCAAGAAGACTTACGTTCGCGACAAGCCCCATGTGAATGTGGGGACTATCGGGCATGTAGACCATGGCAAGACCACCCTGACCGCGGCCATCACAAAAA TTCTAGCcgagggaggtggagctaagttCAAGAAGTACGAGGAGATAGACAATGCCCCAGAGGAGCGAGCTCGGGGTATCACCATCAATGCAGCTCATGTGGAGTATAGCACTGCTGCTCGACACTATGCCCACACAGACTGCCCTGGTCATGCAGATTATGTTAAG AACATGATCACAGGCACTGCCCCTCTGGATGGCTGCATCCTGGTGGTGGCTGCTAACGATGGCCCCATGCCCCAGACCCGAGAGCACTTACTGCTAGCTAAACAG ATTGGGGTGGAGCATGTTGTGGTGTATGTGAACAAGGCAGATGCTGTCCAGGACTCGGAGATGGTGGAGTTAGTAGAGCTGGAGATCCGAGAGCTGCTCACCGAGTTTGGCTATAAAGGAGAGGAAACCCCAGTCATCGTAGGCTCTGCTCTCTGTGCCCTTGAG CAACGTGATCCTGAACTAGGTGTGAAGTCAGTGCAGAAGCTTCTAGACGCTGTGGACACTTACATCCCAGTGCCCACCCGGGACCTGGAGAAGCCCTTCCTGCTCCCTGTAGAGTCAGTTTACTCTATTCCTG GCCGGGGCACAGTGGTGACAGGTACACTAGAGCGTGGCATTTTGAAGAAAGGAGATGAGTGTGAGTTGCTGGGACATAACAAGAATATCCGCACGGTAGTGACAG GCATTGAGATGTTCCACAAGAGCCTGGagagggctgaggcaggggatAACCTGGGTGCTCTGGTCCGAGGCTTAAAGCGTGAAGATTTGAGGCGTGGCTTGGTCATGGTCAAACCAGGCTCCATCCAACCCCACCAGAAGGTGGAGGCCCAG GTTTATATCCTCAGCAAGGAGGAGGGCGGCCGCCACAAACCCTTTGTATCTCATTTCATGCCTGTCATGTTCTCCCTGACGTGGGACATGGCCTGTCGGGTCATCTTGCCTCCAGGGAAG GAACTTGCCATGCCTGGAGAGGACTTGAAGCTTACCCTAATCTTGCGGCAGCCCATGATCTTAGAGAAAGGCCAACGTTTCACCTTGAGGGATGGCAACAAGACCATTGGCACTGGACTTGTCACAGACGTACCAGCCATGACCGAGGAGGACAAGAACATCAAATGGAGCTGA